A stretch of Pseudochaenichthys georgianus chromosome 2, fPseGeo1.2, whole genome shotgun sequence DNA encodes these proteins:
- the ahr2 gene encoding LOW QUALITY PROTEIN: aryl hydrocarbon receptor 2 (The sequence of the model RefSeq protein was modified relative to this genomic sequence to represent the inferred CDS: inserted 2 bases in 1 codon) — protein MLANTSLYAAKKRKKPVQKIPKPPPPDGIKSNPSKRHRDRLNGELDKLTSLLPFTEDVRARLDKLSVLRLSVGYLKVKSFFNATMKKGQNGSNWSSERSLMYGGNVQNALTXPPTPSLASSQRTSIDGVSFSEGDLLLQALNGFVLVVTAEGYIFYTSPTIQDFLGFHQSDVIHQSVFELIHTDDRALFRRQLHFALKPNSGQQDELSPGEQSSAEITSNVVTYDPQNIPPENSSFLERCFCCRFRCLLDNSSGFLALNFRGRLKFVHGQNRVSEDGTLVPSQLALFTIATPMQAPTILEIRTKTLIFQTKHKLDFTPMGIDPRGEVVLGYNEVEIRMKGSGYNFIHAADMMYCANSHVRMMKTGETGFIIFRLLSKSRTWVWVQTNARMVFKAGRPDFIVARQRALTNEEGEEHLLLRQLPLPFNFATGEALLYNVAPTVDVPEPCSSPKQRKLDTVSRESLLGCMLSQDPSLYCEHSENLTSINDAAFKNTHATVSVPGDMWQLTTAKPVVGSLVKTDATVQDMMETLQQILGDSELTEALEVEPDELKSWESTLLKMSSCEMSEDLDEILNNDILCYVEEQLQRDGGLNLPDDGPACISALDLQSQNPELDFGWDLENQLISNGQPTQGLGMMKLSHLDVPQMRLNSPSLQETADLHLGITGSPVSFPPAATTQRSLPVAAKENNLGAFRQSNHLNQMTPQLQMRTPSLPMGLQDQSAKRQLNSVFSFQEHHWSSSSVPNQATFAETYSQNISNESGFTADATSCLQGHFALQNSENQRWLPEPQLISSGHQQMGACLNQMSGFQRTPLPGVVVMQNAVNSRPMFMTPETPSGPFPVQQVMKPPPSSSCLFRNAASVPVNGVHLTQRLNPASNPIPSQPPCFYQAGVMPGMTVIPNEAALSCQTATALDPNGLLQPYLNYNEQTQINSRPVVGNGGFPYSSLPNGNAYYSENK, from the exons CCACCATGAAGAAAGGGCAGAACGGCTCCAACTGGAGCAGCGAGCGGAGCCTCATGTACGGAGGAAACGTCCAGAACGCTCtgac cccccccaccccgtctCTAGCCTCCTCCCAGAGGACCTCCATCGATGGAGTCAGCTTCTCAGAGGGAGACCTGCTGCTTCAG GCGCTGAACGGCTTTGTGTTGGTGGTGACGGCTGAAGGCTACATCTTCTACACATCCCCCACCATACAGGACTTCCTCGGCTTCCACCAG tcGGATGTGATCCATCAAAGTGTGTTTGAGTTGATCCACACCGACGACCGCGCTCTCTTCAGACGGCAGCTTCACTTCGCTCTGAAGCCAAACAGCGGCCAGCAGGACGAACTGAGCCCTG GAGAGCAGAGCTCCGCAGAGATCACCAGTAACGTGGTGACGTACGACCCACAGAACATCCCCCCCGAGAACTCCTCCTTCCTGGAGAGGTGCTTCTGCTGCCGCTTCCGCTGCCTGCTGGACAACTCCTCCGGCTTCCTG GCGCTGAACTTCCGCGGCCGGCTGAAGTTCGTGCACGGTCAGAACCGGGTCTCGGAGGACGGGACGCTGGTGCCGTCGCAGCTCGCTCTGTTCACCATCGCCACGCCGATGCAGGCGCCAACCATCCTGGAGATCCGCACCAAGACGCTCATCTTCCAGACCAAACACAAGCTGGACTTCACTCCCATGGGCATCGAccccag ggGGGAGGTGGTTCTGGGTTACAATGAAGTGGAGATCCGCATGAAAGGCTCCGGCTACAACTTCATCCACGCTGCAGACATGATGTACTGTGCCAACAGCCACGTGAGAA TGATGAAGACCGGAGAGACCGGCTTCATCATCTTCAGGCTTCTGTCTAAAAGTCGGACGTGGGTTTGGGTGCAGACCAACGCCCGGATGGTGTTCAAGGCGGGGAGACCGGACTTCATCGTGGCCCGGCAGAGAGCGCTGAC AAATGAGGAAGGGGAGGAGCACCTGCTCCTCCGTCAGCTGCCGCTTCCGTTTAACTTCGCCACCGGAGAGGCGTTGCTGTACAACGTCGCCCCCACCGTGGACGTGCCTGAACCCTGCTCCTCCCCCAAGCAGAGGAAGCTGGACACGGTGAGCCGCGAATCCTTGCTGGGCTGCATGCTGAGTCAGGACCCGTCGCTGTACTGCGAGCACAGCGAGAATCTCACCTCCATCAACGACGCTGCCTTCAAGAACACGCACGCCACCGTCAGCGTCCCCGGGGACATGTGGCAGCTCACTACAGCCAAACCCGTGGTGGGCAGCCTGGTGAAGACTGATGCCACGGTGCAGGACATGATGGAGACCCTGCAGCAAATCCTGGGGGACTCTGAGCTCACCGAGGCCCTGGAGGTGGAGCCCGATGAGCTGAAGAGCTGGGAGAGCACGCTGCTGAAGATGAGCAGCTGTGAGATGAGCGAGGACCTGGACGAGATCCTCAACAACGATATCCTGTGCTACGTGGAGGAGCAGCTGCAGAGGGACGGCGGGCTCAATCTGCCCGATGATGGACCAGCATGCATCTCTGCTTTGGACCTCCAGAGCCAGAATCCAGAGCTGGACTTCGGCTGGGATCTGGAGAACCAGCTGATCTCCAACGGACAGCCGACTCAGGGCCTCGGGATGATGAAGCTCTCCCACTTGGATGTTCCTCAGATGAGGCTAAACAGCCCCTCCCTCCAGGAGACGGCTGATCTTCATCTGGGGATCACAGGATCTCCCGTTTCCTTCCCCCCCGCGGCAACAACACAGAGGTCCCTGCCGGTCGCTGCTAAAGAGAACAACCTCGGAGCATTCAGGCAAAGCAATCATTTGAACCAAATGACCCCACAGTTGCAGATGCGGACCCCCAGCCTGCCCATGGGCCTACAGGACCAAAGCGCTAAGAGACAGTTAAACTCTGTGTTCAGCTTTCAGGAACACCATTGGAGCTCCTCTTCCGTCCCCAACCAAGCCACCTTTGCAGAAACATACTCCCAAAATATTTCAAACGAGTCCGGTTTTACCGCGGACGCTACGAGCTGCTTACAGGGACACTTTGCACTTCAGAACAGCGAGAATCAAAGATGGCTTCCAGAGCCGCAGCTGATCTCCAGTGGACACCAACAGATGGGCGCCTGCCTCAACCAAATGTCAGGCTTCCAGAGGACTCCTCTCCCCGGGGTGGTGGTGATGCAGAACGCGGTCAACAGCAGACCGATGTTCATGACCCCAGAGACTCCGAGCGGGCCGTTTCCTGTTCAGCAGGTCATGAAGCCGCCCCCCTCCAGCAGCTGCCTGTTCAGGAACGCAGCGTCTGTGCCTGTGAACGGAGTGCACCTCACCCAGAGACTGAATCCCGCCAGCAACCCCATTCCCTCCCAGCCGCCGTGCTTCTACCAGGCGGGGGTCATGCCGGGGATGACGGTCATCCCCAACGAGGCGGCGCTGTCCTGCCAGACGGCAACGGCGCTCGACCCCAACGGACTCCTGCAGCCGTACCTGAACTACAACGAACAGACACAG ATCAACAGCCGTCCAGTGGTGGGTAACGGAGGGTTCCCCTACTCTTCGCTGCCCAATGGGAACGCATACTACTCAGAGAACAAATAG